From Streptomyces fungicidicus, one genomic window encodes:
- a CDS encoding Lrp/AsnC family transcriptional regulator, with product MEELDRQIVQLLVKDGRMSYTDLGKATGLSTSAVHQRVRRLEQRGVIRGYAAVVDPEAVGLPMTAFISVKPFDPSAPDDIAERLAGTPEIEACHSVAGDENYILKVRVSTPHELEELLARVRSLAGVSTRTTVVLSTPYESRPPRI from the coding sequence ATGGAGGAGCTGGACCGACAGATCGTGCAGCTGCTCGTCAAGGACGGGCGGATGAGCTACACCGACCTGGGCAAGGCCACGGGCCTGTCCACGTCGGCCGTGCACCAGCGGGTGCGCCGGCTGGAGCAGCGCGGCGTCATCCGCGGCTATGCCGCGGTGGTCGACCCGGAGGCCGTCGGCCTGCCCATGACGGCCTTCATCTCGGTCAAACCCTTCGACCCCAGCGCCCCCGACGACATCGCGGAGCGGCTCGCCGGCACACCCGAGATCGAGGCCTGCCACAGCGTCGCGGGCGACGAGAACTACATCCTTAAGGTGCGCGTGTCCACACCGCACGAACTGGAGGAACTGCTCGCCCGGGTGCGCTCGCTCGCCGGCGTCTCGACCCGCACCACGGTGGTCCTCTCCACCCCGTACGAGTCCCGCCCGCCGCGCATCTGA
- a CDS encoding acyl-CoA dehydrogenase family protein, which yields MPDRAPEPVDRQLPTDEARDLISLVRDIARREIAPKAAEEEDAGRFPRELFTLLSESGLLGLPYDAEYGGGDQPYEVYLQVLEELAAARLTVGLGVSVHTLASYALAAFGAKEQQAEYLPAMLGGGLLGAYCLSEPSSGSDAASLRTRAVRDGDDWVITGTKAWITHGGIADFYTVMARTGEEGSRGISAFLVPGDAEGLGAAVPEKKMGMKGSPTAQVHLDGVRVPDARRIGEEGQGFAIALSALDGGRLGIAACAIGLAQAALDEALGYATERRQFGKPIADFQGLRFMLADMATQIEAGRALYLAAARLRDAGRPFAKQAAMAKLHCTDTAMRVTTDAVQVLGGYGYTADFPAERLMREAKVLQIVEGTNQIQRMVIARHLAGPETR from the coding sequence ATGCCCGACCGCGCCCCGGAGCCGGTGGACCGGCAACTGCCCACCGACGAGGCCCGGGACCTGATCTCGCTCGTCCGCGACATCGCCCGGCGTGAGATCGCCCCCAAGGCGGCCGAGGAGGAGGACGCGGGACGCTTCCCCCGCGAACTGTTCACCCTGCTCTCCGAGTCCGGCCTGCTCGGCCTGCCCTACGACGCCGAGTACGGCGGCGGCGACCAGCCGTACGAGGTCTACCTCCAGGTCCTCGAAGAGCTCGCCGCGGCCCGTCTCACCGTCGGCCTCGGCGTCAGCGTGCACACCCTGGCCTCCTACGCGCTCGCCGCCTTCGGCGCCAAGGAGCAGCAGGCCGAGTACCTGCCCGCGATGCTCGGCGGCGGACTGCTCGGCGCCTACTGTCTCTCCGAGCCCTCCTCGGGCTCGGACGCGGCCTCGCTGCGCACCAGGGCGGTGCGCGACGGCGACGACTGGGTGATCACCGGCACCAAGGCGTGGATCACCCACGGCGGCATCGCCGACTTCTACACCGTCATGGCCCGCACCGGCGAGGAGGGCTCGCGGGGCATCTCCGCCTTCCTGGTGCCCGGTGACGCCGAAGGACTCGGCGCCGCCGTGCCGGAGAAGAAGATGGGGATGAAGGGCTCGCCCACCGCCCAGGTCCACCTCGACGGCGTCCGGGTCCCCGACGCGCGCCGCATCGGCGAGGAGGGACAGGGCTTCGCCATCGCCCTGTCGGCGCTGGACGGTGGCCGGCTCGGCATCGCCGCCTGCGCGATCGGCCTGGCCCAGGCCGCGCTCGACGAGGCGCTCGGCTACGCGACCGAGCGGCGGCAGTTCGGCAAGCCGATCGCCGACTTCCAGGGGCTGCGCTTCATGCTCGCCGACATGGCCACGCAGATCGAGGCGGGGCGCGCGCTGTACCTGGCCGCGGCCCGGCTGCGCGACGCGGGGCGGCCGTTCGCCAAGCAGGCGGCCATGGCCAAGCTGCACTGCACCGACACCGCGATGCGGGTCACCACCGACGCCGTGCAGGTCCTCGGCGGCTACGGGTACACCGCGGACTTCCCCGCCGAGCGCCTGATGCGTGAGGCCAAGGTCCTGCAGATCGTCGAGGGCACCAACCAGATCCAGCGCATGGTCATCGCCCGGCACCTCGCGGGGCCGGAGACGCGCTGA
- a CDS encoding glycoside hydrolase family 18 protein translates to MPSPHRPLRALLSTVCAALLGAGLLAGAGTPTATAATPAQEAAAGSKVIGYFTEWGTYDRKYYVKNIETSGSADRLTHINYAFGNVTGGKCAMGDSYAATERAYTAAESVDGVADTWDQPLRGTFNELRELKKKHPDLKVLWSFGGWTWSGGFGEAARNPAAFAQSCYDLVENSKWADVFDGIDIDWEYPNACGATCDTSGRDAFRDLMSALRAKFGSDGLVTAAITADATPGGKIDAADYAGAAQYVDWYNPMTYDFFGAWDAAGPTAPHSALTSYDGIPKAGFHSAATIARLKDLGIPASKLLLGIGFYGRGWTGVTQSAPGGTATGPAAGTYEQGIDDYKVLRAKCPATGTVGGTAYAKCGSDWWSYDTPATIGTKMAYKDEQGLAGTFFWELSGDTADGELIKAIR, encoded by the coding sequence ATGCCATCCCCCCACCGCCCCCTGCGGGCACTCCTGTCCACCGTGTGCGCCGCCCTGCTCGGCGCCGGACTGCTCGCCGGCGCGGGCACCCCGACCGCGACCGCCGCGACCCCGGCTCAGGAGGCCGCCGCCGGTTCCAAGGTCATCGGGTACTTCACCGAATGGGGCACCTACGACCGCAAGTACTACGTCAAGAACATCGAGACGTCGGGCTCCGCGGACAGGCTGACCCACATCAACTACGCCTTCGGCAACGTCACCGGCGGCAAGTGCGCGATGGGCGACTCCTACGCGGCCACCGAGCGCGCCTACACGGCGGCCGAGTCCGTCGACGGCGTCGCGGACACCTGGGACCAGCCGCTGCGCGGCACCTTCAACGAACTGCGGGAACTGAAGAAGAAGCACCCGGACCTCAAAGTCCTGTGGTCCTTCGGCGGCTGGACCTGGTCGGGCGGCTTCGGCGAGGCCGCCAGGAACCCGGCGGCCTTCGCCCAGTCCTGCTACGACCTGGTCGAGAACTCGAAGTGGGCCGACGTCTTCGACGGCATCGACATCGACTGGGAGTACCCGAACGCCTGCGGGGCCACCTGTGACACCAGCGGCCGGGACGCCTTCCGGGACCTGATGTCGGCGCTGCGCGCCAAGTTCGGCTCCGACGGCCTGGTCACCGCGGCGATCACCGCGGACGCCACCCCGGGCGGCAAGATCGACGCCGCCGACTACGCGGGCGCCGCCCAGTACGTCGACTGGTACAACCCGATGACGTACGACTTCTTCGGCGCCTGGGACGCGGCGGGACCCACCGCTCCGCACTCGGCGCTCACCTCGTACGACGGCATTCCGAAGGCCGGCTTCCACAGCGCGGCGACCATCGCCAGGCTCAAGGACCTCGGCATCCCCGCCTCCAAGCTGCTGCTCGGCATCGGCTTCTACGGCCGCGGCTGGACCGGCGTCACCCAGTCGGCGCCCGGCGGCACCGCGACCGGCCCGGCGGCGGGCACCTACGAACAGGGCATCGACGACTACAAGGTGCTCAGGGCCAAGTGCCCGGCGACCGGCACGGTGGGCGGCACGGCCTACGCCAAGTGCGGCAGCGACTGGTGGAGCTACGACACCCCGGCCACCATCGGCACCAAGATGGCCTACAAGGACGAACAGGGCCTGGCCGGCACGTTCTTCTGGGAGCTGAGCGGCGACACCGCGGACGGGGAGCTGATCAAGGCGATCCGCTAG
- a CDS encoding TetR/AcrR family transcriptional regulator, translated as MNISRQSAVRPAARGTERSSARRAELIAIGRRLFADTSYDALSMDDIARQAQVAKGLIYYYFHSKRGYYLAIIEDSVAGLVSFAESGAALPPVQRVLRTVDSYLRYAEHNQAAYRAIVSGGVGFDTEVHAVRDGVREAIVATIAEGAYGRADIAPVARMGLLAWVCSVEGAALAWIERGELSRETMSELLVKTLGGAMRAIEELDPAYPAPAPARRDG; from the coding sequence TTGAACATCAGCCGGCAGTCCGCCGTACGCCCTGCGGCGCGCGGCACCGAGCGTTCGTCGGCGCGCCGCGCCGAACTCATCGCCATCGGGCGGAGACTGTTCGCCGACACCTCGTACGACGCACTGTCGATGGACGACATCGCGCGCCAGGCGCAGGTCGCCAAGGGGCTGATCTACTACTACTTCCACTCCAAGCGGGGCTACTACCTGGCGATCATCGAGGACTCGGTGGCCGGCCTGGTGAGCTTCGCGGAGAGCGGGGCCGCACTGCCGCCCGTGCAGCGGGTGCTGCGCACCGTCGACAGCTATCTGCGGTACGCCGAGCACAACCAGGCCGCCTACCGCGCGATCGTCAGCGGCGGCGTCGGCTTCGACACCGAGGTGCACGCCGTCCGGGACGGTGTGCGTGAGGCGATCGTCGCGACGATCGCCGAGGGCGCCTACGGGCGCGCCGACATCGCGCCGGTGGCACGGATGGGGCTGCTGGCCTGGGTGTGCAGCGTGGAGGGCGCCGCGCTCGCCTGGATCGAGCGCGGTGAACTCTCCCGCGAGACCATGAGCGAGCTGCTGGTGAAGACGCTCGGCGGAGCCATGCGCGCCATCGAGGAGTTGGATCCCGCCTACCCGGCCCCGGCGCCCGCCCGCCGCGACGGCTGA
- a CDS encoding SCO1431 family membrane protein, which produces MTTNAATVTRARTGGPREDGPKILEHALGWVLVVAVAMLVTRLGLL; this is translated from the coding sequence ATGACCACCAACGCAGCCACCGTCACCCGTGCCCGCACCGGCGGCCCCCGGGAGGACGGCCCGAAGATCCTCGAACACGCCCTGGGATGGGTCCTCGTCGTGGCCGTCGCGATGCTCGTGACCCGGCTGGGACTGCTGTGA
- a CDS encoding peptidase C39 family protein, with product MSRAELPSRRTVLAAAVVAAVAGSAGPASAGTTTAGTPNGGAGVTTDAGRAAARTVDNRAWTSYTDWRGGTAGGTRAVAGARPGLVIARPSGTTDYTDPHTGSTAAWEYATWTSPVHRLEVPATEVIASWNAHTAEGTWIQIELQGTYSDGTATPWYVMGRWAAGDQDIRRTSVDDQTDGRSTVWTDTFSVDDPATGLRLVSYRLRLTLHRRPGTRLTPTVWRLGAMGSDIPDRFTVPASEPGRAGELIVPRYSQEIHKGQYPEYDNGGEAWCSPTSSQMIIEYWGGRLSEEQLSWVDPSYADPQICHAARYTYDHQYAGCGNWPFNAAYAATFEGLQGVVTRLGSLTDLETLIAAGIPAITSQSFLEKELTGAGYGTSGHLMTVIGFTADGDVIANDPASDDNEAVRRVYKRREWENIWLRTKRYNASGRVVSGTGGVCYLYFPARPTPRQRKALAAVGVR from the coding sequence ATGAGCAGAGCCGAACTGCCGTCCCGCAGAACCGTCCTGGCCGCGGCGGTCGTCGCCGCCGTCGCCGGGAGCGCGGGCCCGGCGTCCGCCGGCACCACGACCGCCGGCACCCCGAACGGAGGCGCCGGTGTCACCACGGACGCCGGCCGGGCCGCCGCCCGCACCGTCGACAACCGGGCCTGGACCTCGTACACCGACTGGCGCGGCGGCACCGCCGGCGGCACCCGCGCGGTGGCCGGCGCCCGCCCCGGCCTCGTGATCGCGCGGCCCTCCGGCACCACGGACTACACCGATCCGCACACCGGCTCCACGGCCGCCTGGGAGTACGCCACCTGGACCTCGCCCGTGCACCGTCTCGAGGTCCCGGCGACGGAGGTCATCGCCTCCTGGAACGCGCACACCGCCGAGGGCACCTGGATCCAGATCGAGCTGCAGGGAACGTACTCGGACGGCACCGCCACCCCCTGGTACGTCATGGGCCGCTGGGCGGCCGGCGACCAGGACATCCGACGCACCTCGGTGGACGACCAGACAGACGGCAGGAGCACCGTCTGGACGGACACCTTCTCCGTCGACGACCCGGCCACCGGTCTGCGCCTGGTCTCCTACCGGCTGCGCCTCACGCTCCACCGCCGCCCCGGCACCCGGCTCACCCCGACCGTGTGGCGGCTCGGCGCGATGGGCTCCGACATCCCCGACCGGTTCACCGTCCCCGCCTCCGAGCCCGGCCGGGCCGGGGAGCTGATCGTCCCGCGCTACTCGCAGGAGATCCACAAGGGCCAGTACCCGGAGTACGACAACGGCGGCGAGGCCTGGTGCAGCCCGACCTCCTCGCAGATGATCATCGAGTACTGGGGCGGCAGGCTCTCCGAGGAGCAGCTGTCCTGGGTCGACCCGTCCTACGCCGACCCGCAGATCTGCCACGCGGCCCGGTACACGTACGACCACCAGTACGCCGGCTGCGGCAACTGGCCCTTCAACGCCGCCTACGCGGCCACCTTCGAGGGCCTCCAGGGCGTGGTCACGCGCCTCGGCTCGCTCACCGACCTGGAGACGCTGATCGCCGCGGGCATCCCGGCCATAACGTCCCAGTCGTTCCTGGAGAAGGAGCTGACCGGGGCGGGCTACGGCACCTCCGGGCACCTGATGACGGTGATCGGCTTCACCGCGGACGGCGACGTGATCGCCAACGACCCCGCCTCGGACGACAACGAGGCCGTGCGCCGCGTCTACAAGCGGCGTGAGTGGGAGAACATCTGGCTGCGGACCAAGCGGTACAACGCCTCCGGCAGGGTCGTCTCCGGCACCGGTGGGGTGTGCTACCTCTACTTCCCGGCGCGTCCGACCCCGCGTCAGCGCAAGGCGCTCGCCGCGGTGGGCGTGCGCTGA
- a CDS encoding uridine kinase family protein translates to MRQPLPPTREPAIHDLASRVRRLGPSCGPVRLVAVDGHAGSGKSTFALRLAEALGGAPVLRLDDIACHGELFGWTGRLLSQVIEPLGRGETAHYSPYDWRARRFGPPRALPPAPVIVLEGVGAGRRALRPHLALLLWMDLPREESWTRGRARDGEEQREFWDGWVPAENEHFAGDPSRPFADLLVRGRPEGYELLPGPSGAAGTDPSDHTR, encoded by the coding sequence TTGCGTCAGCCCCTCCCCCCAACCCGGGAACCAGCCATTCACGATCTCGCCTCCCGTGTCCGCCGGCTCGGCCCCTCGTGCGGTCCGGTCCGGCTCGTCGCCGTCGACGGGCACGCCGGTTCCGGGAAGTCGACCTTCGCCCTGCGGCTGGCCGAGGCCCTCGGCGGCGCCCCGGTGCTGCGGCTCGACGACATCGCCTGCCACGGCGAACTGTTCGGCTGGACCGGCCGGCTGCTGAGCCAGGTGATCGAACCGCTCGGCCGCGGCGAGACCGCGCACTACTCCCCCTACGACTGGCGGGCCCGCCGCTTCGGGCCGCCCCGAGCGCTGCCGCCCGCACCCGTGATCGTCCTGGAGGGCGTCGGCGCCGGACGCCGCGCCCTGCGCCCGCATCTCGCGCTGCTGCTGTGGATGGACCTGCCCCGCGAGGAGTCCTGGACGCGGGGACGGGCGCGGGACGGGGAGGAACAGCGCGAGTTCTGGGACGGCTGGGTGCCCGCGGAGAACGAGCACTTCGCCGGCGACCCCTCCCGGCCCTTCGCGGACCTTCTGGTGCGAGGGCGGCCGGAGGGGTACGAGCTGCTTCCCGGGCCGTCCGGGGCGGCCGGAACCGACCCTTCCGATCACACACGGTGA
- a CDS encoding AAA family ATPase: MDFGTQGPQAPADLAWLRGVDAYTMGAYPQAEEEFRAAVRIDPGMADGWLGLHALRVDTTTALLRMFRHRERFGEQRTRHRRTLNSWYWLGWWVQPVLESPRDLLLAHASHWLDGRHVPELDRALAGLPPVDTDPQVRFLHSCRAYLVKDWERLVRYTDSLVDDPLLGIEAGLFAGMARVRLEMYGQAEPLLLAALMRCRSEQPQRKELRYWLARAHEGTGRSAAALPLYRAVHRVDPAFMDTSARLAAIAEGDGYDDSADLAAIALTGAGQDMMDGPDMLDPLFGTEGRDLRLSDPEPPPPVPVAGAGGVRERTAAGAPGLPTGPTDPALLEEALAELERMVGLEPVKRQVKALSAQLNMARLRAGQGLPVQPPKRHFVFSGPSGTGKTTVARILGRVFYALGLLGGDHLVEAQRADLVGEYLGQTAVKANELIDSALGGVLFVDEAYALSNSGYGKGDAYGDEALQVLLKRAEDNRDHLVVILAGYPEGMDRLLAANPGLSSRFTTRVDFPSYRPLELTSIGEVLAGENGDVWDEEALDELRSIAGHVVDQGWIDELGNGRFLRTLYEKSCAYRDLRLSVYPGALTRDDLATLRLPDLMQAYGEVLSGRGPADPPGP, encoded by the coding sequence ATGGACTTCGGCACGCAGGGCCCGCAGGCCCCGGCCGACCTCGCCTGGCTGCGAGGCGTGGACGCCTACACGATGGGCGCCTATCCGCAGGCAGAGGAGGAGTTCCGGGCCGCGGTACGGATCGACCCGGGGATGGCCGACGGCTGGCTCGGACTGCACGCCCTGCGCGTCGACACGACGACCGCGTTGCTGAGGATGTTCCGGCACCGGGAACGCTTCGGCGAACAGCGCACCCGGCACCGCCGCACCCTCAACTCCTGGTACTGGCTGGGCTGGTGGGTGCAGCCGGTGCTGGAGAGCCCCCGCGATCTGCTGCTGGCGCACGCCTCCCACTGGCTGGACGGCCGCCACGTCCCCGAACTGGACCGGGCGCTCGCCGGACTGCCCCCGGTGGACACCGATCCGCAGGTCCGCTTCCTGCACTCCTGCCGCGCCTATCTGGTCAAGGACTGGGAGCGGCTGGTCCGGTACACGGACTCGCTGGTGGATGACCCGTTGCTGGGCATCGAGGCCGGTCTGTTCGCCGGCATGGCCCGGGTGCGCCTGGAGATGTACGGGCAGGCCGAACCGCTGCTGTTGGCGGCGCTGATGCGGTGCCGCAGCGAGCAGCCGCAGCGCAAGGAGCTGCGCTACTGGCTGGCCCGCGCCCACGAGGGCACCGGCCGCAGCGCCGCCGCGCTGCCCCTGTACCGGGCCGTGCACCGGGTCGATCCCGCCTTCATGGACACCTCCGCCCGGCTCGCCGCGATCGCCGAGGGCGACGGGTACGACGACTCCGCCGATCTGGCCGCGATCGCACTCACCGGCGCCGGGCAGGACATGATGGACGGCCCGGACATGCTCGACCCGCTCTTCGGCACGGAAGGGCGCGACCTGCGGCTGTCCGACCCCGAGCCGCCGCCGCCGGTCCCGGTGGCCGGCGCGGGAGGCGTGCGTGAGCGGACCGCCGCCGGGGCGCCGGGGCTGCCCACCGGGCCCACGGACCCCGCCTTACTGGAGGAGGCGCTCGCCGAGCTGGAGCGCATGGTGGGTCTGGAACCGGTGAAGCGCCAGGTCAAGGCCCTGTCTGCGCAGCTCAACATGGCGCGGCTGCGGGCCGGGCAGGGGCTGCCGGTGCAGCCGCCGAAACGCCACTTCGTCTTCTCCGGGCCCTCCGGGACGGGCAAGACGACGGTGGCCCGCATCCTGGGCCGGGTCTTCTACGCCCTCGGGCTGCTCGGCGGTGACCATCTGGTGGAGGCGCAGCGGGCCGATCTCGTCGGCGAGTACCTCGGGCAGACCGCGGTGAAGGCGAACGAGCTGATCGACTCGGCCCTCGGCGGGGTGCTGTTCGTCGACGAGGCGTACGCGCTCTCCAACTCCGGTTACGGCAAGGGGGACGCCTACGGGGACGAGGCGCTGCAGGTGCTGCTGAAGCGGGCGGAGGACAACCGGGACCATCTCGTGGTGATCCTCGCGGGGTATCCGGAGGGGATGGACCGGCTGCTGGCCGCGAACCCGGGGCTGTCGTCGCGGTTCACCACACGGGTGGACTTCCCCTCGTACCGGCCGCTGGAGCTCACCTCGATCGGCGAGGTGCTGGCCGGTGAGAACGGGGACGTGTGGGACGAGGAGGCGCTGGACGAGCTGCGGTCGATCGCCGGGCACGTGGTGGACCAGGGCTGGATCGACGAGCTGGGGAACGGGCGCTTCCTGCGGACGCTGTACGAGAAGAGCTGTGCGTACCGGGACCTGCGGCTGTCGGTGTATCCGGGGGCGCTGACCCGGGACGACCTGGCCACGTTGCGGCTGCCGGACCTCATGCAGGCGTACGGGGAGGTCCTGTCGGGGCGGGGGCCGGCCGACCCGCCGGGGCCGTGA
- a CDS encoding hemolysin family protein has product MSVLQLLFAALLVLANGFFVGAEFALVSVRRSQVEPLGTVRARQVLYGLEHLPQMMAAAQFGITVCSLTLGAVAEPTVAHLLEPVFAWMHIPHGMIHPLGYVIALAAVVFFHLVIGEMVPKNLAMAAPEKAALWLSPGLVWFARLCRPVTIALGACARAILRLFHVEPKDEVEAVFTSEQLNRLVEDSGQAGLLDPEAAERLEDALELGSRPVTDVLLKGESLVTVTPAVTPGQIVELTARTGYSRFPVAAESGAFMGYLHVKDVLDLEDSDRAVPQQLWRPMTTLRPELPLDDALTVMRRAATHLAQVSDASGRILGLVALEDVLELLVGEVRDPAHREVRLTEQRTTGAPEEVPA; this is encoded by the coding sequence ATGAGCGTCCTGCAACTCCTCTTCGCCGCGCTGCTCGTGCTCGCCAACGGCTTCTTCGTGGGCGCCGAGTTCGCGCTCGTCTCGGTCCGCCGCAGCCAGGTCGAACCGCTCGGCACCGTACGCGCCCGCCAGGTGCTGTACGGACTGGAGCATCTGCCGCAGATGATGGCGGCCGCCCAGTTCGGCATCACCGTCTGCTCGCTGACCCTGGGCGCGGTCGCCGAGCCGACGGTCGCCCATCTGCTGGAGCCGGTCTTCGCGTGGATGCACATCCCGCACGGCATGATCCACCCGCTCGGCTACGTCATCGCCCTCGCCGCCGTGGTCTTCTTCCACCTCGTCATCGGTGAGATGGTCCCGAAGAACCTGGCGATGGCGGCCCCCGAGAAGGCCGCGCTGTGGCTGAGCCCCGGCCTGGTCTGGTTCGCCCGCCTGTGCAGGCCCGTCACGATCGCGCTCGGCGCCTGCGCCCGGGCCATCCTGCGGCTCTTCCACGTCGAGCCCAAGGACGAGGTCGAGGCGGTCTTCACCAGCGAGCAGCTCAACCGGCTGGTGGAGGACTCCGGCCAGGCGGGCCTGCTCGACCCCGAGGCGGCCGAACGTCTGGAGGACGCCCTGGAGCTGGGTTCCCGCCCGGTGACGGACGTCCTGCTGAAGGGCGAGTCACTGGTGACGGTCACCCCGGCGGTCACGCCGGGGCAGATCGTGGAGCTCACCGCCCGCACCGGGTACAGCCGTTTCCCGGTGGCCGCGGAGAGCGGGGCCTTCATGGGCTATCTGCACGTGAAGGACGTACTGGACCTGGAGGACTCCGACCGGGCGGTGCCCCAGCAGCTCTGGCGTCCGATGACGACCCTCCGTCCCGAACTGCCGCTGGACGACGCCCTCACGGTGATGCGCCGCGCCGCGACCCACCTCGCCCAGGTCTCCGACGCCTCCGGCCGGATACTGGGCCTGGTGGCCCTGGAGGACGTCCTGGAGCTCCTGGTCGGCGAGGTGCGGGACCCGGCCCACCGGGAAGTGCGGCTGACGGAACAGAGGACGACCGGAGCCCCCGAGGAGGTCCCGGCCTGA
- a CDS encoding hemolysin family protein, whose amino-acid sequence MTTPLLLLAAAFLLILANGFFVAAEFGLVTVERPDAEEAAASGDRRARRVVESLKELSFQLSGTQLGITITSLVVGMLAEPALAGLLHGPFTGMGLPAGAVSGVSVVVGMLLASAVQMVIGELVPKNWAVSRPMQVARFVAGPQHAFARLFRPVIAGLNAVANRLVRALGIEPAEELASARTPGELVSLARHSARAGALEQDTADLFVRTLSLGELTAQHVMTPRVKVSALQSSATAEDVVNLTRATGLSRFPVYRERIDEIVGMVHLKDALAVSVPDRLRTPVGRIARPALLVPETLPVRPLLTRLRSEQPIAVVVDEYGGTAGVVTLEDIVEEVVGEVRDEHDGQEAPELAAAPPEDGNPAWDVDGGVRVDILLRIGMEVPEGPYETVAGLVADLLGRIPAVGDRAELPGWRLSVRRVRHYRAERVRLVRTAPLLVEAAG is encoded by the coding sequence ATGACCACCCCACTGCTGCTGCTCGCAGCCGCTTTCCTGCTGATCCTGGCCAACGGATTCTTCGTGGCCGCCGAGTTCGGCCTGGTCACCGTCGAGCGACCGGACGCCGAAGAGGCCGCCGCGAGCGGCGACCGGCGCGCCCGCCGGGTCGTCGAGTCGCTGAAGGAACTCTCCTTCCAGCTCTCCGGCACCCAGCTCGGCATCACCATCACCTCCCTGGTCGTCGGCATGCTGGCGGAACCGGCTCTCGCCGGACTGCTGCACGGCCCCTTCACGGGCATGGGCCTGCCCGCGGGCGCCGTCTCCGGTGTCTCCGTCGTCGTCGGCATGCTGCTGGCCTCGGCCGTGCAGATGGTGATCGGCGAACTCGTGCCCAAGAACTGGGCGGTGTCCCGCCCGATGCAGGTCGCCCGCTTCGTGGCGGGTCCCCAGCACGCGTTCGCCCGCCTGTTCCGCCCGGTCATCGCCGGGCTGAACGCCGTGGCCAACCGGCTGGTGCGCGCCCTAGGCATCGAACCCGCCGAGGAGCTGGCCTCCGCCCGCACCCCCGGCGAACTCGTCTCCCTGGCCCGGCACTCCGCCCGGGCCGGCGCCCTGGAACAGGACACGGCGGACCTCTTCGTCCGCACCCTCTCCCTCGGCGAACTCACCGCGCAGCACGTCATGACCCCGCGGGTGAAGGTCAGCGCGCTGCAGTCCTCGGCGACCGCCGAGGACGTGGTCAACCTGACCCGGGCCACCGGGCTGTCCCGCTTCCCCGTGTACCGGGAGCGGATCGACGAGATCGTCGGCATGGTGCACCTGAAGGACGCCCTCGCGGTGTCCGTGCCCGACCGGCTGCGCACTCCGGTGGGCCGTATCGCCCGCCCGGCGCTGCTCGTCCCCGAGACGCTCCCGGTGCGGCCGCTGCTCACCCGGCTGCGCAGCGAGCAGCCCATCGCGGTCGTCGTCGACGAGTACGGCGGCACGGCCGGGGTCGTCACCCTGGAGGACATCGTCGAGGAGGTCGTCGGCGAGGTGCGCGACGAGCACGACGGTCAGGAGGCTCCCGAACTGGCCGCCGCCCCGCCCGAGGACGGCAACCCCGCCTGGGACGTCGACGGCGGCGTCCGGGTCGACATCCTGCTGCGCATAGGCATGGAGGTGCCCGAGGGCCCGTACGAGACGGTGGCCGGGCTGGTCGCCGATCTCCTCGGCCGGATCCCGGCCGTCGGCGACCGCGCGGAACTGCCCGGCTGGCGGCTGTCCGTACGCCGCGTCCGCCACTACCGCGCGGAACGCGTCCGGCTGGTCAGAACGGCACCGCTGCTCGTGGAGGCCGCCGGATGA
- a CDS encoding PH domain-containing protein, with amino-acid sequence MPDTIQGPPPALPATFRPGRTRAVLLTAGTALFAVITLIALLLDQLNPGERVSFVFTAALLAGVLFLLARPKVVADETGVTVVNIVSRRRLEWAEILQVNLRPGDPWVFLNLSDGTSLPALGIQPGIAKQQAIADARALRALAEARSTAAPDAPRD; translated from the coding sequence ATGCCGGACACGATCCAGGGCCCCCCGCCCGCACTGCCCGCCACCTTCCGCCCCGGCCGCACCCGCGCGGTGCTGCTGACGGCCGGAACAGCCCTCTTCGCGGTCATCACGCTGATCGCGCTGCTGCTGGACCAGCTCAACCCGGGGGAGCGGGTCAGCTTCGTGTTCACCGCCGCGCTGCTGGCCGGCGTGCTGTTCCTGCTGGCTCGCCCGAAGGTCGTCGCCGACGAGACCGGCGTCACGGTCGTCAACATCGTGAGCCGGCGCCGTCTGGAGTGGGCGGAGATCCTTCAGGTGAACCTCCGTCCCGGTGATCCCTGGGTCTTCCTGAACCTCAGCGACGGCACCAGCCTGCCCGCGCTCGGCATCCAGCCGGGCATCGCCAAGCAGCAGGCCATCGCCGACGCGCGGGCCCTGCGGGCGCTCGCCGAGGCCCGCTCCACGGCCGCTCCCGACGCCCCCCGGGACTGA